Proteins encoded within one genomic window of Alteribacter populi:
- a CDS encoding CapA family protein yields MTRKKRRYTYKERLLSLTKRHKKRADFHALIMLFILGLILVSGQLISFAQVPEVEEEETLVTATLLGDLMFGRYMNEVTERKGYDDLFTYVTPYLESSDYVTGNFKQTITDRPLGMGGEEILDGIRENESKAYPFETSYESIRSLIRHNFTNVSLANNNQFDYDLFGFHNTLEVFEHYDELPIIGAGSRLNEAQEPHITEVGELTIATLGFTDIYAPNYAADDDRAGVLTTRRLQDVFVAVEEARTAADLLIVHAHWGENFDSSVHSRQREIAHRIADLGADIIVGHYPHVISPVEIYDDTIILYSVGNFTSDQGWSRTSDSLVTQYKLYDDGKAVLEFVPMSIREGQPKPANGWVHKLQRERIYRMLSKELPDTFEIERDHDRMRILLDHEHVLAH; encoded by the coding sequence ATGACTCGGAAAAAAAGAAGGTATACGTATAAAGAGAGATTATTAAGTCTGACGAAGCGTCATAAAAAAAGAGCGGACTTCCATGCGCTGATCATGCTATTTATTCTAGGCTTGATACTCGTAAGTGGGCAGTTGATTTCGTTTGCTCAAGTCCCTGAGGTCGAAGAGGAAGAAACGTTGGTAACCGCTACGCTACTAGGTGATCTAATGTTTGGAAGGTATATGAATGAAGTGACAGAACGAAAAGGATATGATGATCTTTTTACATACGTTACCCCTTACCTTGAAAGCTCGGATTATGTGACTGGTAATTTCAAACAAACCATTACAGATCGTCCGTTAGGCATGGGAGGAGAAGAGATTTTAGATGGGATACGCGAAAATGAAAGCAAAGCGTACCCTTTTGAAACGTCCTATGAAAGCATTCGGTCGCTCATTCGCCACAATTTTACGAATGTATCTCTTGCAAATAACAATCAATTTGACTACGACCTGTTTGGGTTTCATAACACATTGGAAGTATTTGAACACTACGATGAGCTGCCGATTATAGGGGCGGGGAGCAGATTAAACGAAGCTCAAGAGCCTCACATAACGGAAGTGGGAGAGCTTACGATCGCAACGCTTGGGTTTACGGATATCTATGCGCCAAACTACGCAGCTGACGACGATCGTGCCGGAGTGTTAACGACACGCCGACTGCAAGATGTGTTCGTTGCCGTTGAGGAAGCAAGAACAGCCGCTGACCTCCTCATTGTTCACGCGCATTGGGGAGAAAACTTTGACAGCTCTGTCCACTCAAGACAGCGGGAAATCGCTCATCGAATCGCTGACTTAGGAGCTGATATCATTGTCGGTCATTATCCGCACGTCATCAGTCCTGTTGAAATTTACGATGACACGATTATTTTATACAGTGTCGGCAACTTTACGTCGGATCAAGGGTGGTCGAGAACATCTGACTCCCTCGTCACTCAATATAAACTCTATGACGATGGGAAAGCCGTTCTAGAATTCGTCCCGATGTCGATACGCGAAGGACAACCTAAACCAGCGAACGGTTGGGTTCACAAACTGCAACGCGAGCGGATATACAGGATGCTTTCGAAAGAACTTCCAGATACATTTGAAATTGAGCGGGATCACGATCGAATGCGAATTTTACTCGATCACGAGCATGTTTTGGCTCATTAG
- the pgsC gene encoding poly-gamma-glutamate biosynthesis protein PgsC, translating to MFGADLYITLVVGIVLSLIYAEKAGALPAGIIVPGYLALIFDQPFFIVSIFFISCAIYFLVVHVFSKFTILYGRRKFAVMLLTGVVMKLAFDYFYPVFPFEIYELRGIGVIVPGLIANSFEKQGVLITTTSTMVLSGLTFLIMTLYYMI from the coding sequence TTGTTTGGTGCAGATTTATATATCACATTAGTTGTAGGCATTGTTTTAAGTTTGATATATGCAGAAAAAGCAGGGGCCCTCCCGGCTGGCATTATCGTTCCCGGTTACTTGGCCCTTATCTTTGACCAGCCGTTCTTTATCGTATCGATCTTTTTTATTAGCTGTGCCATCTACTTTCTCGTCGTTCACGTCTTTTCAAAGTTTACGATTTTATACGGAAGGCGAAAATTCGCGGTCATGCTACTTACAGGTGTCGTTATGAAGCTCGCCTTTGACTATTTTTACCCAGTCTTTCCTTTTGAAATTTATGAACTAAGAGGGATCGGGGTCATTGTCCCTGGCCTCATTGCGAACTCATTTGAAAAACAAGGAGTACTCATTACAACAACGAGCACGATGGTCTTAAGCGGATTAACATTTCTCATTATGACCCTTTATTACATGATTTAA
- a CDS encoding gamma-glutamyltransferase family protein, with protein MTALKITNIAAAVIFLGLIGWNVYFEEFFDIENAYEPYRDRDGQEEVLEISPATEGLQEIEEEEQYAFGVSAAHPLAVEAGTKVLENGGNAVEAAIAVAFTLNVVEPYGSGIGGGGMMLVHEPGKGATSYDYREMAPLSNVDTERGVAVPGMVKGMETLYEEYGGNSDWNWEKLLAPAIDYAENGFMIDSVLSDRIASSSRYLLLDPEDREQFYPQELAIERNETLVQESLAKTLQMISDHGAAGFYEGPVAEGMMSEIGFTEEDLLGYEVLVDEPAVGEFEGHRVYGSAAPASSITLIQMLQMAERLDLKTELEAIPGFEEIDDNVKLGDLVNEEKWKPVYIHLVNEITQAAYSSRLSTLADPEFEEVDHQQLTSPAFTDELLDGIDFTSISHNDIYESPAAIHDSRHTSHFVIVDKDGMMVSATNSLGEFFGSGRHVEGFFINNQLENFSLDPEAMNSRQPGKRPRTFVSPLILEDASNERAMLGIGSPGGRRIPAMLFQTIMQYEYGIDSETDERLTLQEAIQRSRFYTEDNIIYLERDIDEELKNILRHEMQYSFRVHNSPLFYGGIQGLGLEFDEQGNNIERLFGGGDPRRNGAWQIGTQDGTQEAERATEEELEEH; from the coding sequence ATGACAGCTCTCAAAATAACCAACATAGCAGCCGCCGTTATTTTCCTAGGACTCATCGGCTGGAATGTCTACTTTGAAGAATTTTTTGATATCGAAAATGCATATGAACCATATCGCGACCGCGATGGCCAAGAAGAAGTTTTAGAGATTTCACCTGCTACAGAGGGTCTTCAAGAAATAGAAGAAGAAGAGCAGTATGCTTTCGGGGTAAGTGCGGCTCATCCGTTAGCCGTTGAAGCAGGTACAAAAGTGCTTGAAAACGGAGGAAATGCCGTCGAAGCAGCAATCGCTGTTGCTTTTACCTTAAATGTTGTTGAGCCTTATGGTTCCGGCATTGGTGGCGGCGGCATGATGCTCGTCCACGAACCTGGTAAAGGAGCAACAAGCTACGATTACCGCGAGATGGCTCCGCTAAGTAACGTTGACACCGAACGCGGAGTTGCCGTTCCGGGAATGGTAAAAGGAATGGAAACACTCTATGAGGAGTACGGCGGAAATAGTGACTGGAATTGGGAAAAGCTATTAGCCCCCGCCATTGATTACGCAGAAAACGGCTTTATGATCGACAGTGTTTTAAGTGACCGCATCGCTAGTTCCAGTCGCTACTTACTATTAGACCCAGAAGACAGAGAACAATTTTACCCTCAAGAACTCGCCATTGAGCGAAATGAAACATTAGTACAAGAATCCTTGGCCAAAACATTGCAAATGATTAGTGACCACGGTGCTGCCGGCTTTTACGAAGGCCCTGTTGCTGAAGGAATGATGAGCGAAATCGGATTTACTGAAGAGGATTTGCTCGGCTATGAGGTGTTAGTCGATGAGCCCGCTGTTGGCGAGTTTGAAGGCCATCGCGTCTACGGTTCCGCCGCACCCGCTTCAAGCATTACACTCATCCAAATGCTGCAAATGGCTGAACGTTTGGATTTGAAAACGGAGTTAGAAGCTATTCCTGGCTTTGAAGAGATTGACGACAATGTAAAGTTAGGCGATTTAGTTAATGAAGAAAAATGGAAGCCGGTCTACATTCATCTCGTGAATGAAATAACCCAAGCAGCGTATAGCAGCCGGCTCTCTACTCTTGCCGACCCTGAGTTTGAAGAAGTCGATCACCAACAGCTAACGAGCCCTGCTTTTACTGATGAGTTATTAGATGGCATTGATTTTACTAGCATTTCTCACAATGACATTTATGAGTCCCCAGCTGCGATTCACGATTCACGGCATACATCTCACTTTGTCATCGTCGATAAAGACGGCATGATGGTATCAGCAACAAATTCACTCGGAGAATTTTTCGGGTCCGGACGACATGTCGAAGGATTCTTTATTAATAACCAGCTGGAAAACTTCAGTTTAGACCCTGAAGCGATGAATAGCCGCCAACCAGGAAAGCGCCCGCGTACGTTCGTCTCACCACTTATATTAGAAGATGCATCAAACGAACGAGCGATGTTAGGCATCGGCTCTCCTGGCGGACGTCGTATTCCTGCGATGCTGTTCCAAACGATCATGCAATATGAGTACGGCATTGACTCAGAAACCGATGAACGACTTACCCTACAAGAAGCAATCCAAAGAAGCCGCTTCTATACCGAAGACAATATCATCTATTTAGAACGCGATATTGACGAGGAACTAAAAAACATCCTCCGCCATGAAATGCAATACTCCTTCCGCGTCCACAACTCCCCCCTCTTTTACGGAGGAATCCAAGGCCTTGGATTGGAGTTTGACGAACAAGGAAACAACATCGAACGCCTCTTCGGCGGCGGAGACCCAAGACGAAACGGCGCATGGCAAATCGGCACACAAGACGGAACACAAGAAGCAGAACGCGCAACAGAGGAAGAACTCGAAGAACACTAA
- the pgsB gene encoding poly-gamma-glutamate synthase PgsB — MYLILFALLVFALGLVERFTLDREIKRIPTRVLINGIRGKSTVTRLIMGILKENGERVVGKTTGTSARMMYWDQEEEEPIVRGLQGPNISEQKRMVKKVVQKKADAFVSECMAVNPEYQKVFQARFVKANVTVIANVMEDHLDVMGPTLDDIAAAFSSTIPENGYVIIPQTTYQRFFERIAKKKNTEVVVADDSLIDEEYLKKFSFMIFPENAALALAVADVLNIDRDVALAGMLNAPVDPGAMRVHRFGKEVAPKYFFNGFAANDATSTLNIWERIKELDYPMEHRTVVMNCRDDRVDRTLQFVQDVLPHLKADTLVLIGRGVSPIVQAYKEDKLPFSNLVNLEKEPTQTVLHHLNELPGNSVVYGIGNIHGGGDELAQVIEETALITPQLRDYDHEKTNEKRSVKRKVAVTTKEA, encoded by the coding sequence ATGTATTTAATACTTTTTGCACTGCTTGTGTTTGCTCTAGGATTAGTAGAACGTTTTACACTTGATAGAGAGATTAAGCGGATCCCGACGAGGGTTCTTATTAATGGGATTCGTGGGAAATCTACAGTGACTCGGTTAATCATGGGGATTTTAAAAGAAAACGGTGAACGGGTCGTTGGGAAAACAACAGGGACGTCTGCTCGGATGATGTATTGGGACCAAGAGGAAGAAGAGCCGATTGTCCGCGGGTTGCAAGGACCGAACATTAGTGAACAAAAACGAATGGTGAAAAAAGTCGTTCAGAAAAAAGCGGATGCGTTTGTGTCAGAGTGTATGGCTGTCAATCCGGAATATCAAAAAGTGTTCCAAGCGCGGTTCGTTAAAGCGAATGTTACGGTAATTGCCAATGTGATGGAAGATCACCTTGATGTGATGGGCCCTACCTTAGATGACATCGCCGCTGCGTTTAGCTCAACGATTCCTGAAAACGGCTATGTCATTATCCCGCAAACGACGTACCAACGCTTTTTTGAAAGAATCGCGAAGAAAAAGAATACAGAGGTCGTTGTAGCTGATGACAGTTTAATAGATGAAGAATACTTAAAAAAGTTTTCGTTTATGATTTTTCCGGAAAATGCGGCGCTAGCTCTTGCGGTGGCGGATGTGTTGAATATTGACCGTGATGTTGCACTGGCTGGGATGCTGAATGCGCCTGTTGACCCGGGTGCGATGCGGGTACACCGATTTGGTAAAGAAGTGGCACCGAAGTACTTTTTCAATGGCTTTGCGGCAAATGATGCGACTTCTACATTGAATATTTGGGAGCGTATTAAAGAGCTCGATTATCCGATGGAGCATCGAACGGTTGTAATGAATTGCCGGGATGATCGGGTGGATCGTACGCTGCAATTTGTCCAAGATGTGTTGCCACACTTGAAAGCTGATACGCTCGTGTTAATTGGTAGAGGTGTAAGTCCGATTGTTCAAGCGTACAAAGAAGACAAGCTTCCTTTTTCAAACCTCGTAAACTTGGAAAAAGAGCCGACTCAGACGGTTCTTCACCACCTTAATGAATTGCCGGGTAACTCCGTTGTCTATGGAATCGGCAACATTCATGGTGGCGGCGATGAGTTAGCGCAAGTGATTGAAGAAACGGCCCTAATTACGCCGCAGCTTCGGGATTATGATCATGAGAAAACGAACGAGAAACGGTCTGTAAAGAGGAAGGTAGCAGTTACAACAAAAGAAGCTTAA
- the pgsC gene encoding poly-gamma-glutamate biosynthesis protein PgsC: MFGTDLYIAIIVGILLSLIYVEKTGIMPAGLIVPGYIGLIFDQIMFVIVIAFISLVTYLLVTQVLGRITVLYGRRKFAAMLTVGVLLKMGFDYFYPIIPFEVYELRGIGVIVPGLIANTIHKQGVIPTFSSTFVISFLTFVFITIYHLF; encoded by the coding sequence GTGTTCGGTACTGATTTATATATTGCGATTATTGTAGGAATTTTACTTAGTTTAATTTACGTAGAAAAAACAGGGATCATGCCAGCCGGGCTAATCGTCCCCGGCTATATCGGGCTGATTTTTGATCAAATCATGTTTGTCATTGTGATTGCGTTTATTAGTTTAGTCACGTATTTGCTCGTTACTCAAGTTCTTGGCCGCATAACTGTTCTCTATGGTAGGCGGAAATTTGCCGCGATGTTAACGGTCGGTGTTTTGTTAAAAATGGGATTTGATTATTTTTACCCGATAATCCCGTTTGAAGTTTACGAGCTACGGGGGATCGGCGTGATTGTCCCTGGCTTAATTGCTAATACGATTCATAAGCAAGGCGTCATCCCGACGTTTAGCTCGACATTTGTTATTTCATTTTTAACGTTTGTCTTCATCACGATTTATCACTTGTTTTAG
- a CDS encoding gamma-glutamyltransferase: protein MRLRFFTNIIGVIMIVVFAIAAFLEIEFPTKESLQANVEVKSDIGIQDAYGVSAAHPLAVHETMKILEAGGNVADAFVTLSFMLNVVEPYGSGIGGGGALLYYTPDDRVRYYDYREVAPAVASHEQYDSNFGVPGFLMGVHHQYEHYGSGTFTFAELIQPAKEYAREGIEIDSFLAGRLAPASYRMNLGEVGHFFTDGQPKQQGDMLIQEELAQTIEAIQQIGPEAYFKTELAQAMQEKYPMLTQQDFDLYEMNEKEPVVGEYRGNKVYTAPAPLAGPTLLQLLKGSEYLDFGNNEGEKENYLSYTEQLTLLQVQAYNERLQYIADPDTQQSPYDIQVQLDQMISDDHIERLVEYALNENPKGEVDDSPATERDHNNTTHFVIVDQAGHMISATHTLSNFFGSGDYYGGFFLNDQLSNFNPSEGSINGYAPGKRPRSFLTPTIVIDEDRSVLGIGSPGGARIPNMIAQTLIHQEVWGEPYSLEGAINQPRFHYDNRLDRTGEHGVFVDMYYPSSWVDELEQEVMHYGDIPWLARKTSGDMFFGGIQALKIDRSLNLLHGGADSRRGGTWQVADTNEPYSKQANEHREGSE, encoded by the coding sequence ATGCGTCTTAGATTTTTTACAAATATTATCGGAGTAATCATGATTGTTGTATTTGCGATCGCTGCCTTTCTGGAAATCGAATTTCCAACGAAAGAATCATTACAGGCAAATGTTGAAGTCAAAAGCGACATTGGTATTCAAGATGCATATGGCGTGAGTGCAGCCCACCCATTAGCCGTCCATGAAACGATGAAGATATTAGAAGCAGGAGGAAACGTAGCAGACGCGTTTGTGACGCTTTCCTTTATGTTAAACGTAGTTGAACCTTATGGCTCAGGAATTGGTGGGGGAGGAGCGCTTCTCTACTATACCCCTGACGATCGCGTTCGGTACTATGACTACCGAGAAGTCGCACCCGCTGTAGCAAGCCACGAACAATACGACAGTAACTTCGGCGTTCCAGGGTTTTTAATGGGCGTCCATCATCAGTACGAGCACTACGGATCCGGAACGTTTACGTTTGCTGAGCTCATTCAGCCAGCAAAAGAGTATGCCCGTGAAGGAATTGAGATCGATTCATTTTTGGCAGGGCGGTTAGCACCAGCCAGTTACCGAATGAACCTAGGAGAGGTAGGACACTTCTTTACAGACGGTCAGCCGAAGCAACAAGGTGATATGCTCATTCAAGAAGAGCTGGCACAAACGATTGAGGCGATCCAGCAAATCGGACCAGAAGCCTACTTCAAAACTGAACTGGCTCAGGCTATGCAAGAAAAGTATCCGATGCTCACACAGCAAGACTTTGATTTGTATGAAATGAATGAAAAAGAGCCGGTCGTAGGCGAGTACCGCGGCAACAAAGTCTATACAGCACCAGCCCCTCTAGCAGGACCAACACTCCTGCAATTGTTAAAAGGCTCAGAGTACCTCGACTTTGGTAATAACGAGGGGGAAAAAGAAAACTATTTGTCCTATACAGAACAGCTGACGCTTTTGCAAGTACAAGCATACAACGAGCGGTTACAATACATAGCCGATCCGGATACACAACAGTCTCCCTATGATATTCAAGTACAGCTTGATCAAATGATTTCTGATGATCATATTGAAAGGTTAGTAGAGTATGCCCTTAACGAAAATCCTAAAGGAGAAGTCGATGATTCACCCGCAACAGAACGAGACCATAACAACACGACGCACTTTGTGATTGTCGATCAAGCAGGTCATATGATCTCCGCAACCCATACACTCAGTAACTTTTTCGGTTCCGGAGACTATTACGGCGGCTTTTTCCTAAACGACCAATTGAGCAACTTTAACCCTTCAGAAGGTTCAATCAACGGTTACGCACCCGGAAAACGTCCGCGTAGCTTTTTAACACCGACCATTGTCATCGATGAAGACCGCTCTGTATTAGGCATTGGTTCACCAGGAGGAGCACGAATCCCAAACATGATTGCCCAAACGCTGATCCACCAAGAAGTCTGGGGTGAACCTTACTCACTTGAAGGGGCCATCAATCAACCGCGTTTTCACTACGATAACCGATTAGATCGAACCGGTGAGCACGGTGTTTTTGTAGATATGTACTACCCATCATCATGGGTGGATGAGCTCGAACAAGAAGTCATGCACTACGGTGACATCCCGTGGCTAGCACGAAAAACGAGCGGAGACATGTTCTTCGGCGGAATCCAAGCACTAAAAATCGACCGCAGCTTAAACCTATTACATGGCGGAGCAGACTCACGCCGCGGAGGCACATGGCAAGTCGCCGACACAAACGAACCTTACAGTAAACAAGCCAACGAACACCGAGAGGGGAGCGAATAG
- a CDS encoding CapA family protein, translated as MTNHTFKDRMRAWVQLHRKKATFHTIIALVIVSAIMFTEPIWGKVDVPENTRADNVEHRISMVGDMMFGRHVHDAAVRSGEDISRVFDYAKPFFDESDYVTGNLESPIMDAEDESIEEEMEMHEYPGKFIYLYSYPGTELALQSAGFDSVSLANNHTMDYRVLSLDETFRHMANVDVDIVGMGHGLGIADSLSEEQIAEANGEITDTPAQEEEELYDAARISYHDLDDNTKIALIGITDVFYSGFRAEQYADGVFTTGSASSFSLLRSRLREARENADIVMVHVHWGDEYQVGYNSSQEDLAYLMANNGADVIIGHHSHVLEPVQVINGVIQEDGKEIPNNTLVMYGLGNFIFDQGWSRTKETTIAQLDLLTDGSHELSFIPMSLLDSKPRETHGLLKPYRDYRIFRTLKKELDQELWRVEDGRLILDLDTAGIFERNDENL; from the coding sequence ATGACTAATCACACTTTTAAAGATAGAATGCGGGCTTGGGTCCAGCTTCACCGAAAGAAGGCTACATTCCATACGATCATTGCCCTTGTGATCGTAAGCGCCATTATGTTCACAGAACCGATATGGGGAAAAGTCGATGTCCCTGAAAATACGCGGGCCGACAATGTTGAACATCGGATTTCCATGGTTGGGGATATGATGTTCGGTCGCCACGTACATGATGCGGCAGTTCGAAGCGGCGAAGATATTTCTCGCGTTTTTGACTATGCGAAGCCGTTTTTCGATGAATCCGATTATGTGACTGGCAATTTAGAAAGTCCAATTATGGATGCTGAAGATGAAAGCATAGAAGAAGAAATGGAGATGCACGAGTATCCAGGAAAATTCATTTACCTTTACTCCTACCCTGGTACAGAGCTGGCTTTACAAAGTGCGGGCTTCGACTCTGTAAGTCTAGCCAATAACCATACGATGGATTACCGGGTGCTGTCATTAGACGAAACGTTCCGCCATATGGCTAACGTCGACGTCGATATCGTAGGGATGGGCCATGGACTCGGGATCGCTGATTCCCTCAGCGAAGAACAAATTGCCGAAGCGAATGGAGAGATCACAGACACACCTGCTCAAGAGGAAGAAGAGCTTTACGATGCAGCTCGGATTTCCTATCACGATTTAGATGACAACACTAAAATTGCTTTAATTGGCATCACTGATGTTTTTTATTCGGGGTTTCGTGCCGAGCAATATGCGGATGGCGTGTTTACAACAGGTTCCGCCTCCAGCTTTAGTTTACTTCGCAGCCGGTTACGAGAAGCAAGAGAAAATGCGGATATTGTCATGGTTCACGTTCACTGGGGCGACGAGTACCAGGTTGGCTACAATTCCAGCCAAGAGGATTTGGCCTACTTAATGGCAAATAACGGCGCTGACGTGATCATCGGTCACCACTCCCACGTATTAGAACCTGTACAAGTCATTAACGGCGTCATTCAAGAAGACGGAAAAGAAATTCCAAATAATACGCTTGTCATGTACGGACTAGGGAACTTTATATTTGACCAAGGCTGGAGCCGGACAAAGGAGACGACAATTGCTCAATTGGATCTACTGACAGACGGCAGTCATGAGCTTTCCTTTATTCCAATGAGTCTATTAGATTCCAAACCTCGAGAAACGCATGGCCTCCTGAAACCATACCGGGACTACCGCATCTTTCGCACGCTCAAAAAAGAGCTCGACCAAGAATTATGGCGCGTGGAAGACGGAAGGCTAATTCTCGACCTTGACACAGCCGGGATTTTTGAAAGGAATGACGAGAATCTATGA
- the pgsB gene encoding poly-gamma-glutamate synthase PgsB, translating to MILIPMSLALLLILGWWERWHHQRNIDSIPVRVNINGIRGKSTVTRLITGVLFEAGYHTLGKTTGTSARLIYEDREDPIVRDPEGPNIREQIKVLNHASKEGVDALVSECMAVNPDYQETFQDIMLQANIAVIVNVLEDHMDVLGPTLDDVAASFAVTIPYNGHLIIDDGPYVDYFTRIAHKRNTEVIVAEPNQISEGFLQKFDYMVFPDNAALALGVAKALNIDEEIAKHGMLHAPVDPGAMRIMKLGEERAPSFFFNGFAANDASSTLAIWERIKALGYPSEEPIVIMNCRRDRVDRTEQFARDVLPEMEIATLIVIGELTDPIEEAYQFGIIRANRYLNMEGKSTQQIYETLEKYIDRSTIYGVGNIHGAAEPLLEKIEEKQNRAAVLIGG from the coding sequence ATGATTCTCATTCCGATGTCTCTAGCTTTACTTTTGATTTTAGGATGGTGGGAAAGGTGGCATCATCAGCGAAATATTGACAGCATCCCGGTCCGGGTGAATATCAATGGGATTCGCGGAAAATCGACGGTGACGCGGTTGATTACAGGCGTTCTTTTTGAAGCGGGTTATCATACGCTCGGCAAAACGACAGGAACGTCTGCGCGGCTGATTTACGAAGATAGGGAGGACCCGATTGTCCGTGATCCCGAGGGGCCGAATATTCGTGAGCAGATTAAAGTCTTGAATCACGCATCGAAAGAAGGTGTTGATGCGCTAGTAAGTGAGTGTATGGCGGTCAACCCGGACTATCAAGAAACATTTCAGGATATCATGCTTCAAGCCAATATCGCGGTCATCGTAAATGTCCTCGAAGATCATATGGACGTATTAGGCCCGACATTAGACGATGTAGCGGCGTCGTTTGCGGTGACGATTCCATACAACGGGCACCTCATTATCGATGACGGTCCGTATGTAGACTACTTCACCCGAATCGCTCACAAACGAAACACCGAAGTGATTGTCGCTGAACCGAATCAAATCTCTGAAGGCTTTCTGCAAAAATTTGATTATATGGTGTTTCCTGATAATGCCGCGCTTGCGTTAGGGGTTGCGAAGGCACTTAATATTGATGAAGAAATCGCGAAACACGGGATGTTACACGCACCTGTTGATCCAGGCGCAATGCGAATTATGAAGCTAGGAGAAGAAAGGGCGCCATCGTTCTTTTTTAATGGATTTGCCGCAAATGATGCATCATCCACTTTGGCCATTTGGGAGCGGATTAAAGCACTCGGCTATCCGTCAGAGGAGCCGATCGTCATTATGAACTGCCGCAGAGACCGTGTTGATCGCACGGAGCAATTTGCCCGTGACGTGTTACCGGAAATGGAGATCGCCACTCTGATTGTCATTGGAGAATTGACCGATCCGATCGAGGAAGCGTATCAATTCGGTATCATTCGAGCAAACCGCTATCTTAATATGGAAGGAAAAAGTACTCAACAAATCTATGAAACGTTAGAAAAATACATTGACCGTTCTACTATTTATGGTGTTGGAAATATCCACGGAGCTGCTGAACCTTTACTCGAAAAAATCGAGGAGAAACAAAATCGAGCTGCTGTTTTAATAGGAGGATAA